The following proteins come from a genomic window of Rutidosis leptorrhynchoides isolate AG116_Rl617_1_P2 chromosome 10, CSIRO_AGI_Rlap_v1, whole genome shotgun sequence:
- the LOC139871084 gene encoding uncharacterized protein: protein MLSLKFLFPEVVKVLEYVKKEGDNPLSPRQASGILIYFDTFDFVFYLHLMLHILGLTNVLSRALQRKDQNILEAVSLVQGTKSTLQNFRLNGFDELLKDVCSFCQKYGLEMLNMDEAYVVSRNRKRNITNHHYFKFDVFSTVLDMIIHEFGDRFSEVSTELLTNMAALSPRNSFSMHDASKLMKLSEMYPMDSNQAERNHLKRELDIYYEVVR from the coding sequence ATGTTGAGTTTGAAATTCTTGTTTCCAGAAGTTGTCAAGGTTCTTGAGTATGTTAAAAAAGAAGGTGATAATCCTTTGAGTCCGCGTCAAGCATCTGGTATTCTAATATATTTTGACACATTTGATTTTGTGTTCTATTTGCATTTGATGTTGCACATCTTAGGGCTCACAAATGTATTGTCACGAGCTCTTCAAAGAAAGGATCAAAATATCTTAGAAGCGGTTTCATTGGTGCAAGGAACAAAATCGACATTGCAAAACTTTAGATTGAATGGGTTTGATGAATTATTGAAGGATGTATGTTCATTTTGCCAAAAATATGGCCTTGAAATGTTGAACATGGATGAAGCATATGTTGTTTCAAGAAATAGAAAGAGGAATATTACCAATCATCATTACTTCAAGTTTGACGTTTTTAGTACGGTTTTGGATATGATAATTCATGAGTTTGGTGATCGGTTTAGCGAGGTAAGCACCGAATTGCTTACTAATATGGCGGCTTTAAGCCCACGTAATTCTTTTTCTATGCATGATGCATCAAAGTTAATGAAGTTGAGTGAAATGTATCCTATGGATTCTAATCAAGCAGAAAGGAATCATCTAAAGCGTGAACTTGATATCTATTATGAGGTTGTGCGATGA
- the LOC139871085 gene encoding uncharacterized protein: MAFLVGTKKYRFDVYKGDVNSFHNSAHQKCEDLMKPKQSIVVAFHRQSDIEKQEYRVRLQGSIDAVRYLMHNALPFHGHDESKNSIYRGIFLETLKLIESQNENARKVMQKALKNCKLTSPDIQKDIVECFAKEILKSIFEEIGNDVFDLLVDESSDVSKKEQMAVVLRYVDRCGVVTERFVGVVHVKDTSSLTLKSVIDSLFVEHNVSLKQVRGQGYNGASNMCGEFNGLKALILRDNSLAYYIHCFTHQLQLVVMAVAKHHDRVGDFFDKIALVVTVVFASCKRKDMIRDAHKVRIERRLLMVKLKQEREKIKNFLS, translated from the exons ATGGCTTTTCTAGTTGGAACAAAAAAATATAGATTTGATGTTTATAAGGGTGATGTTAATAGCTTTCACAATAGTGCACATCAAAAATGTGAAGATTTGATGAAACCAAAGCAATCTATAGTTGTTGCTTTTCATAGGCAATCTGATATTGAGAAGCAAGAGTATCGAGTTCGATTACAAGGTTCCATTGATGCTGTTAGATATTTAATGCATAATGCCTTACCATTTCATGGTCATGACGAGAGTAAAAATTCTATATATAGAGGAATTTTTCTAGAAACATTAAAGTTAATTGAAAGTCAAAATGAGAATGCTCGTAAGGTTATGCAAAAAGCTTTGAAGAATTGTAAACTAACTTCACCCGATATTCAGAAAGACATTGTTGAATGTTTTGCGAAAGAAATACTTAAATCTATATTTGAAGAAATCGGTAATGACGTGTTTGACTTGTTAGTTGACGAATCTAGTGATGTGTCTAAAAAGGAGCAAATGGCCGTTGTTTTGAGATATGTTGATCGATGTGGGGTTGTCACGGAGAGATTTGTTGGTGTTGTGCATGTAAAAGACACATCTTCTTTAACTCTGAAGTCTGTCATCGATTCCTTATTTGTTGAACATAATGTGAGTTTGAAACAG GTAAGAGGTCAAGGATATAATGGAGCAAGCAATATGTGTGGAGAGTTTAATGGTTTGAAAGCTTTGATCTTGAGAGATAATAGCTTGGCTTATTATATACATTGTTTCACTCATCAACTCCAATTAGTGGTTATGGCAGTCGCGAAGCACCATGATAGAGTTGGGGATTTctttgataaaatagcattggtGGTAACTGTGGTTTTTGCTTCGTGTAAACGAAAGGATATGATCCGAGATGCTCATAAAGTTAGAATAGAAAGGAGATTGCTGATGGTGAAGTTGAAACAGGAACgggaaaaaattaagaactttctaTCATAA